One genomic segment of Ricinus communis isolate WT05 ecotype wild-type chromosome 3, ASM1957865v1, whole genome shotgun sequence includes these proteins:
- the LOC8276827 gene encoding 60S ribosomal protein L44: MVNVPKTKKTYCKSKECRKHTLHKVTQYKKGKDSLAAQGKRRYDRKQSGYGGQTKPVFHKKAKTTKKIVLRLQCQGCKHVSQHPIKRCKHFEIGGDKKGKGTSLF; the protein is encoded by the exons ATG GTGAATGTTCCCAAGACAAAGAAGACTTACTGTAAGAGCAAGGAGTGCAGAAAGCACACTTTGCATAAGGTGACACAGTACAAGAAAGGGAAGGATAGCCTTGCTGCACAAGGGAAGCGTCGTTATGATCGCAAACAATCAGGTTATGGAGGCCAGACAAAGCCTGTTTTCCACAAGAAG GCCAAGACTACCAAGAAGATTGTTTTGAGGTTGCAGTGTCAAGGCTGCAAGCATGTATCTCAGCATCCAATCAAG AGATGCAAGCATTTTGAAATCGGTGGAGACAAGAAGGGAAAGGGTACATCTCTTTTCTAA